In the Limanda limanda chromosome 1, fLimLim1.1, whole genome shotgun sequence genome, one interval contains:
- the LOC133014245 gene encoding tetraspanin-9, whose product MARGCICCVKYMLFLFNLIFWLGGCGLLGVGVWLSVSQGSFATLSPSFPALSAANLIITLGTIVMVTGFLGCLGAIKENKCLLLSFFIVLLIILLAELILLTLFFVYTNQVSENARRDLKEGLVLYNTDNNAGLRDAWNAIQGEWKCCGVMSHNDWYTALNENVVPDRCCQQVYAGCGRNTSTTFWTRGCYEKVEEWLDDNKHLLGTIAMCVLVIQLLGMAFSMTLYQQIHRGGKKYVA is encoded by the exons ATGGCTCGTGGCTGCATCTGCTGCGTGAAATACATGCTCTTCCTTTTCAACCTGATCTTCTGG ctGGGTGGGTGTGGCCTGCTGGGTGTGGGCGTGTGGCTGTCGGTGTCTCAGGGCAGCTTCGCCACGCTGTCGCCCTCCTTCCCGGCGCTCTCCGCCGCCAACCTCATCAtcaccctcggcaccattgtcaTGGTGACGGGTTTCCTGGGTTGCCTGGGCGCCATCAAGGAGAACAAGTGCCTGCTGCTGAGT ttcTTCATCGTTCTGTTGATCATCCTCTTGGCCGAGCTCATCCTCCTCACTCTGTTCTTTGTCTACACCAACCAG GTGAGCGAGAATGCCAGACGGGACCTGAAGGAAGGTTTGGTGCTGTACAACACCGACAACAATGCCGGCCTGAGGGATGCATGGAACGCCATCCAGGGAGAG TGGAAGTGCTGTGGCGTGATGAGCCACAATGACTGGTACACGGCCCTGAATGAGAACGTGGTTCCCGACCGCTGCTGCCAGCAGGTTTACGCCGGCTGTGGCCGTAACACCTCCACTACCTTCTGGACACGG GGTTGCtatgagaaggtggaggagtggCTGGATGACAACAAACACCTTCTGGGAACCATCgctatgtgtgtgttggtcatACAG CTCCTCGGTATGGCCTTCTCCATGACGCTCTACCAACAGATCCACCGAGGGGGGAAGAAGTACGTAGCCTGA
- the amdhd1 gene encoding probable imidazolonepropionase translates to MSSSHRLLVENARQLVLICSSGEKYLTEHGMKNLCVIENGSVVVGSDGLIEAVGPAETIRAQYSKETFDKVIDASGMCVMPGLVDAHTHPVWAGDRVHEFAMKLAGATYMDVHRAGGGIHFTVEHTRAAAPSDLLASLSGRLAQMQRAGTTLVECKSGYGLELQTELKMLEVIDEARRTLPINISSTYCGAHAVPKGKTVAEATEDILQVQLPRLRERMSAGKLRVDNIDVFCEQGVFDLGSTRSILQAGKDLGLNINFHGDELHPMNSAQLGAELGALAISHLEEVTDEGINAMAEAKTAAVLLPTTAYILRLPQPRARDMLDAGVIVALGSDFNPNAYCCSMPIVMHLACVNMRMSMPEALAAATINAAYALGRSDTHGSLEVNKHGDLLVLNASRWEHLIYQLGGQQELVRYVVIKGNVVYDNETSSDL, encoded by the exons atgtccaGCAGCCACAGACTCCTGGTGGAAAATGCCCGGCAGCTGGTTCTGATCTGCAGCAGTGGAGAGAAATACCTGACGGAACATGGGATGAAGAacctgtgtgtgatagaaaacGGCAGCGTGGTCGTTGGGAG TGACGGACTGATCGAAGCTGTGGGACCAGCAGAAACCATCAGAGCTCAGTACTCAAAGGAAACGTTTGATAAAGTCATTGATGCTTCAGGAATGTGCGTCATGCCTG GTCTGGTGGATGCTCACACTCATCCAGTCTGGGCTGGTGACAGAGTCCATGAGTTTGCGATGAAG ctggcAGGGGCCACCTACATGGACGTGCACCGGGCTGGCGGAGGGATCCACTTCACCGTGGAGCACACCCGGGCCGCCGCGCCCTCTGACCTCTTGGCCTCCCTCAGTGGCCGGCTGGCTCAGATGCAGCGAGCCGGCACCACCCTGGTGGAGTGTAAGAGCGGCTACGGCTTGGAGCTGCAGACCGAGCTCAAGATGCTGGAGGTGATCGACGAGGCCAGACGCACGCTGCCCATCAACATCTCCTCGACCTACTGTGGAGCTCACGCTGTGCCCAA AGGGAAGACGGTCGCCGAGGCCACGGAGGACATCCTGCAGGTCCAGCTGCCTCGGCTGAGGGAGCGCATGTCTGCTGGGAAGCTCCGAGTGGACAACATCGACGTTTTCTGTGAGCAGGGAGTGTTTGACCTCGGCTCCACCCGCTCCATCCTGCAGGCGGGAAAAGACCTGGGCCTCAACATCAACTTCCACGGGGATGAGCTTCATCCCATGAACTCTGCTCAG TTGGGAGCAGAGCTTGGAGCCTTGGCCATCAGTCACCTGGAGGAGGTCACGGACGAAGGGATCAACGCCATGGCTGAAGCAAAAACTGCTGCAGTCCTTCTACCGACCACAGCTTACATTCTGCG GCTGCCTCAGCCTCGGGCCAGAGACATGTTGGATGCTGGAGTGATCGTCGCCCTCGGCAGCGACTTCAACCCCAACGCCTACTGCTGCTCCATG ccCATAGTCATGCACCTGGCCTGCGTCAACATGAGGATGTCCATGCCTGAAGCTCTGGCTGCCGCCACCATCAACGCAGCCTACGCCCTCGGACGCTCCGACACACACGGATCCCTGGAGGTCAACAAGCACGGAGACCTGCTGGTCCTCAACGCCTCACG CTGGGAGCATCTGATCTATCAGCTGGGAGGACAACAGGAGCTCGTCCGCTACGTCGTCATCAAGGGAAACGTCGTCTATGATAATGAGACGAGCTCAGACTTGTAA